From Pagrus major chromosome 2, Pma_NU_1.0, one genomic window encodes:
- the igsf10 gene encoding immunoglobulin superfamily member 10 isoform X1, with product MSVCACSASYLRRWLLTALLFLAAAAPPTSGDCPSSCACYVPTEVHCTFRYLTAIPDHIQPAVERINLGYNSITVLREDDLSGLENLELLMLHSNTIHSIEDRAFQDLKSLQVLKMSFNKVKKINKETFKGLDGVLRLHLDHNHIEFISPEAFYGLTNLQLVHLEGNHLQQLHADTFITLRHSQVFKVSSVKNIHLSDNLLTTLPAEIFSGCSELENIFLHGNPWTCDCRMKWFSAWAQRNTGVLKCKRDRRYPRGQLCPVCENPAPYHNRPLSLLPDDAFTCTKPWIQPHLKQKNISLDEGDFTPVSPKDFIAPLGSIQMNLTNHFHNDASLSCTVQRPSAFENLTQTLEEVGGNNVTLLSADITTYLVCNIDYEHIQQLWQILATYSDSPMRLERGYMLARSPEMVYRYSELKTKEGEEGIYTNIVADIKSSPAWLMQGEVSFQLDRTTTTYSTLHIKYQSVVNLRLENTSPKRDRYSWTMIKRDNQTKTEHTAVTGGVIQLSCQIQGEPKPLLEWILPDGSKVRAPFSSEDRRIIITTEGKLTLRGVDASDTGIYRCIATNYLDADILTFRVTVLSPDVEEAEVNGIQLSRPLGENLVFDCSSSGSPKASVQWILPDHSVVDTSHGNRKVYENGTLLIQPLTERDRGFYRCLVSNHLGVDLLVSQVTVTEGRTETVKVLDSEGSGMEMEDEVDPRLTENMVALNEVPSSSPSDRTSQESRTVTSDRPYPKHRSQGRGGARGRLGQRRRGPVGNRRIWSSRVFDKASRRVDPQKFAELMKKAQDGSRVKTGTDSNTGLSGDGEIGSGEDHNEDHLIIVPRTVEPITDNPERRRIFGQENRQSETITQRGHRSNVATTESYMQSDSTPIKYTFTNYPTGRSESQSDAVTTYNTISHNTDLPSFDETSEFYALERSTKPGLNMRPVTLQLTVTDSSQETQLHFSGEQPEEPETSTWAALSFTTDPNVTPMRDGPGQVVIHTSTDPESQTTFTAVTTTERQQDEITFHTTQTIKSPRLPAGSTIISRQQIHIIPHKNGRGGGRRRTFQGRRRIIKPGRITDIQSIINKLKQPSVKKEGNATVPFRIELTTDCCDKDKKKTDLQVVKPTASSSSSLQRTERPASTQKTAASTTNYYITSKAPFTQTESRPEVSSGYITSADAPEFDPTIDPFLNKEPSVSSTAATTTTASKVIRGRIPWDRLFGNREKERILGRLRKPFITPKTTTTTTTETTTATLTTTPAAVPTTTANSMAEPETLSPSRHTGNKEGSLDDDYGDLSSADFEFTTSGPSIQHLITTSSSYYSRSSTTAGTLPESQTLPSPSTVKPPTVENPDEAISSGSGGLPDNWFVVRQRPGGTRGGQGRRRRPFRGRRPFKRPGITKLQPSTTTEALTTEVTTMETTTPPPRTVSLHKPLYTPSRNEDRTAITVSTDETSKEEKDLYEEFEWSTSSSLPAYTTTNTSAIPTTTLSPTTTFMPTTTKGPYTTVRTRVHSNIRPPSQRHNGHNTPRPAIRRIRPTVQSSGARGSAGKGLTFDSVTILRAEQGYTNTPAPYNNIGNPSVGSTNIADFEPTTKVMTGKPRIVGGNAASFTVLSNSDAFLPCEAVGNPQPTITWKRFSSSTGNTITMKGRMGKFEVLNNGTLLIQNANIKDRGQYLCLAENYHGSDKLLVTLSVVAYPSRILEPKMREIKSHAGNTVEMKCKADGRPTPMISWILANRTQVRGQNTEKGRVSVSAEGTLIIEQVSVYDRGHYKCIASNPAGADTATVRLQVVAAPPGILEDKRQQVKAGESQTLWLPCTGQGSPQPTIHWVLHDGSIVRSKRPTSNTRISVYENGTLLIKDVTQADSGKYECIATSSTGSERRVVTLTVERRESAPIIVETSQRLTEMFFGDQLRLNCSATGDPKPRIIWRLPSKAVVDQWHRMGSRIQVLENGTLIVSSVSDKDAGDYICVARSIIGDDLQLMRVGVSMKPAKIEPKLHGKKQVPYGKDLKVDCKASGSPKPEISWGLPDGTVVNSALQSDASSGGGRARRYTLFDNGTLYLNQVGISEEGDYTCYAENQGGKDEMIVHISVVTAAPRIRPPSHTYARVKPGGNIRFDCEALGEPKPKILWMLPTHDVIAASNERYLMHVNGSLDIRNVKVSDAGDYICMARNPAGENRKVYKLDIDGNPPMINGYQQNRTVIKDVAVKFSRKLIDCKAEGNPSPSITWIMPDNIFLTAPYFGSRINVHHNGTLEIRNVRPTDTAEFICMARNDGGEAVMVVQLEVSGTLRRPIFKNPFNERIVSRIGKTTVLNCSADGYPMPEIIWTLPNGTRFTSGPSHHLGNEGILIIYSPSKEDAGKYRCGAKNLVGYIEKLIILDVGQKPYILTRPRGIIRSVSGDPLFLHCLSDGSPRPRIYWTIPGGHTLTRPQVLGRYQLLQNGTLVIQDTTLHDRGNYVCRARNDAGEAVLTVPVVIIAYSPRITAGPPPNVKAVTGTPIHLNCAATGIPKPEITWELPDRSVLSAAEQGRPMGSELLHPQGTLIIQRPTVSDSGTYKCLAKNRLGTDSKATYVRVL from the exons ATGAGCGTGTGCGCCTGCAGCGCTTCATACCTGCGGAGGTGGCTGCTGACGGCTCTGTTGTTCTTGGCCGCTGCTGCGCCGCCGACGAGCGGTGACTGCCCCAGCTCATGCGCCTGCTATGTTCCCACTGAAGTTCACTGCACCTTCAGATACCTGACCGCGATACCTGACCACATCCAGCCAGCTGTGGAAAGAATTAACCTCGG GTACAACAGTATAACTGTTTTGAGAGAAGATGATCTGTCAGGACTTGAGAACTTAGAGCTCTTGATGCTGCACAGCAACACTATCCACAGTATCGAGGACAGAGCCTTCCAAGACCTCAAGTCTTTACAG GTCCTGAAGATGTCCTTTAATAAAGTTAAGAAAATCAACAAAGAGACGTTCAAAGGCCTCGACGGTGTGCTGAGGCTCCACTTGGACCACAACCACATAGAGTTCATCAGCCCAGAGGCTTTCTACGGCCTTACCAACCTGCAGTTGGTCCATCTGGAGGGTaaccacctccagcagctccacgCAGACACATTCATCACACTGAGACACAGCCAAGTGTTCAAGGTGTCCTCAGTAAAAAACATCCACCTGTCAGACAACCTCCTCACCACTCTGCCTGCAGAAATTTTCTCCGGCTGCAGCGAGTTAGAGAACATCTTCCTTCATGGCAACCCGTGGACATGTGATTGCCGTATGAAGTGGTTCTCAGCGTGGGCACAgaggaacacag GTGTGCTGAAATGCAAGCGAGAccggagatatccgagaggCCAGCTGTGTCCTGTTTGTGAAAATCCTGCCCCTTACCACAACAGACCTCTATCCCTTCTCCCCGATGATGCCTTCACTTGTACCAAACCCTGGATTCAACCCCATCtaaagcagaaaaacatcagcCTGGATGAGGGGGACTTTACTCCAGTCTCCCCTAAGGACTTTATTGCCCCATTAGGCTCCATACAAATGAACTTGACTAACCACTTTCACAATGATGCAAGTCTGTCTTGCACTGTCCAGAGGCCCTCTGCTTTTGAGAACCTGACACAAACgttggaggaggtggggggaaACAATGTCACCTTACTTTCCGCTGACATAACCACATATTTAGTGTGTAATATTGACTATGAACATATACAGCAGCTGTGGCAGATTCTGGCAACCTACAGTGACTCTCCCATGAGACTGGAGAGAGGCTATATGCTGGCCAGAAGCCCAGAAATGGTGTACAGGTATAGtgagctgaaaacaaaagaaggagaggaaggaattTACACAAACATTGTGGCTGACATTAAATCCTCACCCGCATGGTTGATGCAGGGAGAGGTGAGCTTCCAGCTTGACCGCACTACTACCACTTACTCTACTCTGCACATTAAGTACCAGTCTGTGGTCAACTTACGTCTGGAAAACACATCACCTAAGAGAGATCGCTACTCCTGGACCATGATCAAGCGAGATAATCAAACCAAGACTGAGCACACTGCAGTTACAG gGGGTGTGATACAACTGAGCTGTCAAATCCAGGGTGAACCAAAGCCGCTGTTGGAGTGGATTTTACCCGATGGAAGTAAGGTCAGAGCTCCTTTCTCCAGTGAGGACAGGAGGATCATAATCACTACTGAAGGAAAGCTCACTCTACGGGGCGTAGATGCCTCAGACACAGGCATCTACCGGTGCATTGCCACAAACTACCTGGATGCGGATATCCTTACCTTTCGAGTGACAGTTCTGTCCCCTGATGTGGAAGAAGCGGAGGTCAATGGTATTCAACTCTCAAGACCACTGGGTGAAAATTTGGTTTTTGACTGCAGCTCCTCAGGGAGCCCTAAGGCCTCGGTTCAGTGGATACTCCCTGATCACTCAGTAGTGGACACGTCTCACGGGAACAGGAAAGTGTATGAGAATGGCACCTTGCTGATTCAGCCACTcacagagagggacagaggatTTTATAGGTGTTTGGTTTCAAATCATCTGGGAGTTGACCTGCTCGTATCTCAGGTGACAGTGACTGAAGGAAGGACTGAGACAGTAAAAGTTTTGGACAGTGAGGGATCagggatggagatggaggacGAGGTTGACCCTCGTTTGACTGAAAACATGGTCGCCCTCAATGAGGTCCCCTCCTCCAGTCCCTCTGACAGAACTAGTCAGGAATCCAGGACTGTCACCTCAGATCGACCTTACCCCAAACACAGATCACAAGGTAGAGGAGGCGCTAGAGGTAGACtgggacagagaaggagaggaccAGTCGGCAACAGACGAATTTGGAGTAGTAGGGTCTTTGATAAAGCTTCCAGGAGAGTGGACCCTCAGAAATTTGCTGAATTGATGAAAAAGGCTCAGGATGGATCAAGAGTAAAGACTGGCACAGACTCAAACACTGGTCTTTCCGGTGATGGGGAAATTGGCTCTGGTGAGGATCACAATGAAGATCATCTCATTATTGTGCCGAGGACCGTTGAACCAATAACAGATAATCCAGAGAGACGTAGAATATTTGGGCAAGAGAACAGGCAATCTGAAACTATTACACAGAGAGGACATCGTAGTAATGTAGCAACAACAGAGTCATATATGCAGTCAGATTCTACACCAATCAAGTACACATTCACAAACTATCCAACAGGAAGGAGTGAAAGTCAAAGTGATGCAGTCACAACATataacacaatttcacacaacaCAGATCTGCCTAGTTTTGATGAGACCTCTGAATTTTATGCCTTGGAAAGAAGTACCAAGCCAGGCTTAAACATGCGCCCAGTCACTCTCCAACTTACTGTCACAGACTCCTCGCAAGAAACTCAGCTCCATTTCTCAGGAGAACAACCTGAAGAACCAGAGACATCCACTTGGGCTGCGCTCTCATTTACCACAGACCCGAATGTCACTCCAATGAGGGATGGCCCAGGCCAAGTAGTCATTCACACATCCACAGACCCAGAAAGCCAGACGACATTCACAGCCGTCACcaccacagagagacagcaagATGAGATAACCTTCCACACTACCCAAACAATCAAATCCCCTCGCCTGCCTGCAGGATCCACCATCATCTCCCGGCAGCAGATCCATATCATCCCACACAAGAACGGCAGAGGAGGGGGCCGCAGGAGGACCTTCCAAGGCCGCAGGAGGATCATTAAGCCTGGCAGGATCACTGACATACAGTCCATCATCAATAAACTTAAACAGCCCTCAGTGAAGAAGGAAGGGAATGCCACAGTGCCATTTAGGATTGAACTGACCACAG actgttgtgataaagacaaaaagaagacagaTCTTCAGGTGGTCAAACCAACAGCGTCTTCCAGTTCATCTTTACAGAGAACAGAAAGACCTGCCTCTAcacaaaaaactgcagcttctaCAACAAACTATTACATCACTTCAAAGGCCCCCTTCACCCAAACAGAGTCAAGGCCAGAAGTTTCAAGTGGCTACATCACCTCTGCTGATGCCCCTGAGTTTGACCCGACAATTGatccatttttaaataaagaaccGTCGGTCTCATCAACAGCCGCCACTACTACAACTGCCTCCAAGGTTATTCGTGGAAGAATACCATGGGACAGGCTGtttggaaacagagagaaagaaaggataCTGGGCAGGCTAAGAAAACCTTTCATCACCCCaaaaactacaactacaactacaactgaAACTACAACAGCGACCCTAACCACAACCCCTGCTGCTGTGCCCACCACCACTGCAAACTCAATGGCTGAACCTGAGACTCTGTCTCCATCGAGACACACAGGGAACAAAGAGGGCTCTTTAGATGATGACTATGGAGATTTGTCCTCTGCGGATTTTGAGTTCACAACATCAGGACCCAGCATTCAACACCTAATTACTACCAGTTCATCATATTACTCCAGGTCCTCCACCACCGCTGGAACACTGCCAGAATCACAGACTCTACCTTCCCCATCAACTGTCAAACCACCTACAGTTGAAAATCCTGATGAAGCCATATCATCTGGGTCTGGAGGACTACCTGATAATTGGTTTGTAGTCAGACAGAGGCCTGGTGGGACAAGAGGGGGGCAAGGGCGCAGAAGGAGGCCCTTTAGGGGCAGGAGACCCTTTAAGAGACCTGGAATCACTAAATTACAACCAAGTACCACAACTGAGGCTTTAACTACAGAGGTAACAACAATGGAAACAACCACTCCACCACCACGTACTGTTTCACTCCACAAGCCCCTGTACACACCATCAAGGAACGAGGACAGAACTGCGATAACTGTTTCCACTGACGAAACatcaaaagaagagaaggaCTTATATGAGGAATTTGAGTGGAGCACATCTAGCAGTCTTCCAGCCTATACTACAACAAATACATCTGCAATCCCCACAACAACACTCTCCCCAACCACTACATTCATGCCAACTACGACAAAAGGGCCTTACACAACGGTTCGGACCAGAGTCCACAGCAACATTAGACCACCATCACAGAGGCACAATGGTCACAACACTCCTAGGCCAGCAATCAGGAGAATCAGACCTACTGTGCAGAGCAGTGGTGCTAGAGGCAGTGCCGGTAAAGGACTTACCTTTGACTCAGTGACCATTCTTCGAGCTGAGCAAGGATACACCAACACCCCAGCACCATATAACAACATTGGCAATCCATCTGTAGGGAGTACCAATATTGCTGACTTTGAACCCACAACAAAGGTCATGACAGGCAAACCTAGGATAGTTGGGGGCAACGCAGCCAGCTTCACTGTGTTATCCAACTCAGATGCTTTCCTGCCATGTGAGGCTGTTGGAAACCCCCAGCCAACGATAACCTGGAAACGCTTCTCATCAAGCACAG GAAACACCATTACCATGAAGGGGAGGATGGGTAAATTTGAGGTGTTGAATAATGGCACCCTGTTGATCCAGAACGCCAACATTAAGGATCGTGGCCAGTACCTCTGCCTAGCTGAGAATTATCATGGATCAGATAAACTTCTTGTCACCCTCTCAGTGGTGGCCTACCCCTCACGCATCCTAGAGCCAAAAATGCGTGAGATAAAGTCTCATGCAGGAAACACCGTGGAGATGAAATGTAAAGCAGATGGTCGGCCCACACCCATGATATCCTGGATCCTGGCTAACAGAACCCAGGTCAGGGGTCAGAACACCGAGAAGGGAAGGGTATCGGTGTCTGCTGAGGGGACTCTGATCATTGAGCAGGTGTCTGTTTATGACAGAGGTCATTACAAATGCATCGCCAGTAATCCAGCTGGAGCTGATACTGCCACAGTCCGACTGCAGGTGGTGGCAGCTCCACCGGGCATCCTGGAGGACAAACGACAACAGGTGAAAGCTGGTGAGAGCCAGACCTTGTGGCTACCCTGCACTGGCCAAGGCAGCCCTCAGCCTACCATTCACTGGGTCCTCCATGACGGGTCAATTGTACGATCTAAGAGACCTACCAGCAACACAAGGATATCAGTGTATGAGAATGGCACCCTCCTCATTAAGGATGTTACTCAAGCAGACAGCGGGAAATATGAATGTATTGCTACCAGCTCTACTGGCTCAGAGAGAAGAGTGGTgactctgacagtagagaggcGAGAGTCTGCACCTATAATAGTGGAGACATCCCAGCGTTTGACAGAGATGTTCTTCGGGGACCAGCTGAGACTAAACTGCTCAGCTACAGGAGACCCTAAACCCAGAATCATCTGGAGGCTGCCCTCTAAAGCTGTGGTGGACCAGTGGCACAG GATGGGCAGCAGAATTCAGGTCCTGGAGAATGGCACACTTATTGTTAGCTCTGTGAGTGATAAAGATGCTGGAGACTATATCTGTGTGGCACGAAGCATAATTGGTGATGATCTCCAGCTCATGAGGGTGGGTGTGTCAATGAAGCCAGCCAAGATAGAGCCTAAGCTCCATGGAAAGAAGCAGGTTCCCTACGGTAAAGACTTGAAAGTTGACTGTAAAGCCTCAGGATCACCAAAGCCAGAGATCTCCTGGGGTCTACCAGATGGTACAGTGGTCAACAGCGCTCTTCAGTCTGATGCCAGCAGTGGAGGAGGGCGAGCACGACGCTATACACTTTTTGATAATGGAACTCTCTACCTAAACCAG GTTGGTATTTCAGAGGAGGGGGACTACACCTGCTATGCTGAGAACCAGGGGGGCAAGGATGAGATGATTGTCCATATCAGTGTGGTGACTGCTGCCCCCAGGATACGTCCACCCAGCCATACCTACGCCAGAGTGAAGCCTGGAGGGAACATCCGCTTTGATTGTGAAGCACTTGGGGAACCCAAACCCAAGATCCTTTGGATGCTGCCCACCCACGATGTAATCGCAGCATCAAATGAACGCTACCTGATGCATGTCAATGGCTCACTTGACATCAGAAATGTGAAGGTTAGCGATGCTGGGGATTATATTTGTATGGCGCGCAACCCCGCTGGAGAAAATAGAAAAGTCTACAAACTTGATATAGATGGGAACCCACCAATGATCAATGGCTACCAGCAGAACAGGACAGTAATCAAAGATGTAGCTGTTAAATTCTCCAGGAAATTAATAGACTGTAAGGCGGAGGGCAATCCCAGTCCAAGTATCACTTGGATTATGCCTGATAACATCTTCCTGACAGCACCATACTTTGGCAGCAGGATTAATGTCCACCATAATGGGACATTAGAGATTCGTAATGTGCGGCCGACTGATACAGCAGAGTTCATATGCATGGCAAGGAATGATGGAGGGGAGGCAGTAATGGTGGTGCAGCTGGAGGTGAGCGGCACGCTCCGCAGACCAATCTTCAAGAACCCCTTCAACGAACGTATTGTGTCTCGGATCGGCAAAACCACAGTATTGAACTGCTCTGCTGATGGATACCCAATGCCTGAGATCATTTGGACTTTGCCTAATGGCACACGGTTTACCAGTGGACCTAGCCACCACCTCGGCAACGAGGGGATTTTAATCATCTACAGTCCTAGCAAAGAGGATGCAGGGAAGTACCGCTGTGGTGCCAAGAACTTAGTGGGCTACATAGAGAAGCTAATAATTCTGGATGTTGGGCAGAAGCCTTACATCCTGACAAGACCTAGGGGTATCATACGGAGTGTGTCTGGAGACCCTCTCTTCCTTCACTGTCTATCTGATGGGAGTCCCAGACCCAGAATCTACTGGACCATTCCCGGTGGCCACACTCTGACTCGGCCTCAAGTCCTTGGGCGTTACCAGTTACTACAGAATGGTACTCTGGTTATTCAGGATACTACTCTACACGACCGAGGGAACTACGTCTGCAGGGCTCGTAACGATGCCGGGGAGGCTGTGCTCACTGTCCCTGTTGTCATCATCGCCTATTCTCCTCGGATCACAGCAGGGCCACCACCTAATGTGAAGGCAGTGACCGGGACACCAATTCATCTCAACTGTGCTGCCACCGGGATCCCCAAGCCAGAGATCACCTGGGAGCTGCCCGATCGCTCAgttctgtcagcagcagaacaGGGCCGGCCCATGGGTAGCGAACTGCTTCATCCTCAGGGCACACTTATCATTCAGAGACCCACAGTCTCAGACTCTGGCACGTACAAGTGCCTGGCCAAGAACCGCCTGGGTACAGACTCAAAGGCCACATATGTACGTGTACTGTGA